AACAATCTCCATAAGGGCCACGCCGGCTCGATTCAAATCAATATAGGATTTTTCAGGGTGCTGATCATGAAAGCTCTTTCCCGCATCTTGCTCCAAATGCAGTCTTTCAATGCCTATACGCTGTGTCTTATCATCCTTAAGATCAATATCTAAGTAACCTTCCCCGACAATGGGATCCTTGTATTGGGAAATCTGATATCCTGCCGGCAGATCAGCATAAAAATAATTCTTCCGGTCGAATATGGATTTTAAGTTGATCTTGGCATTCAGCCCTAGGCCCGTCTTTACAGCCTGTTCTACGCAATATCCATTTATTACCGGCAACATTCCAGGAAAGGCAGCATCCACCAGTGACACTTGGTCATTTGGTTCTCCTGCAAATTTAGTACTGGCACCTGAAAACAATTTGGAGGCAGACGAAATCTGGGCATGAACTTCCATCCCAATGACCACTTCCCAGGGTCCTGTCTCACTTTCAATCAAGTATCTAGGTTTTTCCGCTTGTGTTGACATATCCCTACTCCCTTATGCCGCAATCTGAATGTCTTGCAGCTTCGGAAAAGCCGCGGCCTGTTCGATGACCTCTGCCGCCTGCAGCATACGGCCCTCTTCGAACGCTGGTGCAAAAAGCTGCAGCCCTAAGGGCAAACCATCGCTAGATAGCCCCGCCGGAACAGAAATAGCCGGAACACCAGCCAAATTGGCCGTCACAGTATAGACGTCGTTTAAATACATGGTCAGTGGATCTTGCGGCGCTCCCTCGACTGAAAAAGCAGGTGTTGGCGTCGTGGGGGTCAAGATAAGATCCACTTTCTCAAAAGCCTTTCGAAAATCTTGTGCAATAAGAGCGCGCACCTTCTGCCCCTTTATATAATAGGCATCATAGTATCCCGAGGACAGAACGAACGTCCCCAACATAATGCGTCTTTTTACTTCGTCTCCAAATCCCTCACCCCGAGTGTTCTCGTACATTTCATCTAAGCTGGTTCCAGGAGATCTAAACCCATAACGCACGCCATCGTACCGGGCCAAATTTGAGGAAGCCTCTGCAGTCGCCAAAACATAGTATGTGGGCAAAGCGTACTTTGTATGGGGTAAGGATATATCAACAACCTCGGCCCCTGCATCCCGAAGCCACTGTGCGCTCTTTTCCCAATACTGCTTCATACTGCCATCTAAGCCATCAGACTTATACTCTGTTGGAATCCCAACTTTCATTCCTTTTACATTCCCCGTCAGCATTTTTTCATAGGATGGAACAGGAATATCTGCAGAAGTAGATTCTTTGGGGTCATGGCCTGCCATAACTTCCAGCATAAGGGCCGCATCACGAACGGTGCGTGTCATGGGACCGGCTTGGTCAAAAGACGATGCAAACGCCATAATGCCGTACCTGGAACACCTCCCATAGGTGGGCTTTAAACCTACGATGCCACAAAAGGCAGCTGGCTGTCGAACCGATCCACCCGTATCTGTCCCCGTGGCAATCAAAGCAGAACGCGCAGCCACTGCTGCCGAAGATCCGCCCGAAGATCCTCCTGGCACCAATTTTTTCTTCTTATCATCGGCTGAAACCCAAGGATTTATGGTTGGCCCCTCGAAGCTGGTCAACACAGAAGACCCCATGGCAAATTCGTCTAGATTCACCTTTCCAAGATGCACGGTCCCTGCTTCTTTCAGGTTTTTAGAAACTGTCGATTCATAAGGGGGCACAAAATTATTCAGAATTTTCGAGCCAGCCTTCGTTAAGAGACCTTCCGTACAAAAAAGGTCCTTATTGGCCAACGGAATCCCTTCTAGAGGACGGGCTTCGCCCTTTTGGTATCGTTGATCACTTTCTTTGGCATCTTCTAGGGCCCGTTCTGGTGTTTCCGTCACATATATATTGAGTCCACGGGTTTTTTCCATTTGGGCCAAATAAGATTCTGTTAACTCAACGGTGGAAAAGTCCTTGTTTCCAAGCCCTGTTAAAACCTCAGATATCGTCAAGTCAATTAAACGCTGATCCGCCATAAAAAAGTTCCTACCAACTATTATACTTTAAACTTCTACTCAATCACCTTGGGGACCACAAACATGTTGTGGGTGGATTCCGGGGCATTGGAGACGATCTTCTGGACACAGCCTCCATCCGTTACCTTGTCCTCACGCTCTGGCAAACTTTTCACAAAGAATTCCACGGGACTCGACATAGGCTCAACGTCATCCGTATCCAGTTCTTTAAGGGTATCTACCCAATCAAGAATTTGAGACATATCTTTCTGGAGAGATTTTATTTGATCTGCTTCAATTTTCAGTCGCGCGA
This is a stretch of genomic DNA from Alphaproteobacteria bacterium. It encodes these proteins:
- the gatC gene encoding Asp-tRNA(Asn)/Glu-tRNA(Gln) amidotransferase subunit GatC, yielding MAVDEKTVSKIAHLARLKIEADQIKSLQKDMSQILDWVDTLKELDTDDVEPMSSPVEFFVKSLPEREDKVTDGGCVQKIVSNAPESTHNMFVVPKVIE
- the gatA gene encoding Asp-tRNA(Asn)/Glu-tRNA(Gln) amidotransferase subunit GatA, with translation MADQRLIDLTISEVLTGLGNKDFSTVELTESYLAQMEKTRGLNIYVTETPERALEDAKESDQRYQKGEARPLEGIPLANKDLFCTEGLLTKAGSKILNNFVPPYESTVSKNLKEAGTVHLGKVNLDEFAMGSSVLTSFEGPTINPWVSADDKKKKLVPGGSSGGSSAAVAARSALIATGTDTGGSVRQPAAFCGIVGLKPTYGRCSRYGIMAFASSFDQAGPMTRTVRDAALMLEVMAGHDPKESTSADIPVPSYEKMLTGNVKGMKVGIPTEYKSDGLDGSMKQYWEKSAQWLRDAGAEVVDISLPHTKYALPTYYVLATAEASSNLARYDGVRYGFRSPGTSLDEMYENTRGEGFGDEVKRRIMLGTFVLSSGYYDAYYIKGQKVRALIAQDFRKAFEKVDLILTPTTPTPAFSVEGAPQDPLTMYLNDVYTVTANLAGVPAISVPAGLSSDGLPLGLQLFAPAFEEGRMLQAAEVIEQAAAFPKLQDIQIAA